A single region of the Gemmatimonas sp. UBA7669 genome encodes:
- a CDS encoding YeeE/YedE family protein has product MAFFPNGWQHYLIGGLLIGSGVSLLFAITGLIGGMSSVYSSTWSWILRTPFFQQPRLVNSRQWRLAYAGGLILGAALWWFLLGGGARVAVELSPLRLLIGGVLVGYGARLSRGCTSGHGICGLASLNRPSLLAVCTFMLTAIVTANLLSRVASA; this is encoded by the coding sequence GCACTATCTCATCGGCGGCCTGCTCATCGGCAGCGGTGTTTCGCTGCTCTTCGCGATCACCGGTCTCATCGGTGGCATGAGCAGCGTCTACTCGTCCACATGGTCGTGGATTCTGCGCACGCCGTTCTTCCAGCAGCCGCGCCTCGTGAACAGTAGGCAGTGGCGGCTGGCGTACGCGGGTGGCCTGATACTTGGTGCGGCGCTGTGGTGGTTCCTGCTGGGCGGCGGCGCCCGTGTCGCTGTCGAACTCTCGCCACTGCGGCTGCTGATTGGCGGTGTCCTGGTGGGCTACGGCGCCCGCCTCTCGCGCGGTTGCACCTCGGGGCATGGCATCTGTGGACTGGCCTCACTCAACCGACCGTCACTGCTGGCCGTGTGCACATTCATGCTCACGGCCATCGTGACCGCGAACCTGCTTTCACGCGTGGCTTCGGCATGA
- a CDS encoding DUF6691 family protein: MIQPRVVLDFLTLQDFGLMLVLGGAVLVTFVAYRMLPRLRTTPLLGGVFGQHESIMDRQTIIGAAIFGIGWGICGVCPGPAIAGLGAGSWELLYAIAGIALGALVQGLTSK, from the coding sequence ATGATTCAGCCGCGTGTGGTGCTCGACTTTCTCACGCTGCAGGACTTTGGCCTGATGCTGGTGCTTGGCGGCGCCGTGCTGGTCACCTTCGTGGCCTATCGCATGCTGCCGCGCCTGCGCACGACACCACTGCTCGGTGGTGTGTTCGGACAGCACGAGTCCATCATGGATCGGCAGACCATCATCGGCGCCGCCATCTTCGGCATCGGTTGGGGCATCTGCGGCGTATGTCCCGGCCCCGCCATTGCGGGACTCGGCGCCGGCAGCTGGGAACTGCTGTACGCGATCGCGGGCATCGCACTCGGCGCGCTGGTGCAGGGCCTCACGTCAAAGTAG
- a CDS encoding alpha/beta hydrolase family protein, which yields MRYALPTVVFASLASLLIGASTAKAQRLRPRDVDTLPSRTPDAVVSYGTDSLQVGELRLPKGQGPFPLVVVIHGGCWTRGFATRRNTAAVASALVDDGMATWNVEYRQAGDPGGGWPNSYRDIASAVDHARTLATRYPIDTSHVVVIGHSAGAHLALWAAARHTLPASSVVRGDNPLRVHAAVAIDGPGDLAGLVGRDAEICGRPVIAPFMGGTPSEVSARYAEGSPLARLPFGAAQYLVSATVLTADEAKAYQSAAQRAGDRVTLLDAPEGGHFGVIAPGTRFWPPVAAFIRQAVGLHR from the coding sequence ATGCGATACGCGTTACCCACCGTTGTCTTTGCATCCCTCGCAAGCCTCCTCATCGGCGCATCAACGGCCAAGGCCCAGCGACTCCGTCCACGTGATGTTGATACGCTGCCAAGTCGCACACCCGACGCGGTGGTGTCGTATGGCACGGATTCTCTCCAGGTGGGTGAACTGCGTCTACCCAAAGGCCAGGGGCCGTTCCCGCTGGTCGTGGTCATTCACGGTGGGTGCTGGACGCGCGGCTTTGCGACCCGACGCAATACTGCGGCCGTGGCCAGCGCGCTGGTCGATGACGGCATGGCCACATGGAACGTGGAGTATCGGCAGGCTGGTGATCCGGGTGGTGGCTGGCCCAACAGTTATCGCGACATCGCGTCGGCGGTGGATCATGCGCGCACGCTGGCCACGCGCTATCCGATCGACACCAGCCACGTGGTGGTCATCGGACACTCGGCCGGTGCTCATCTCGCACTCTGGGCTGCGGCACGTCATACGCTGCCGGCCAGCAGTGTGGTACGGGGCGACAATCCCCTACGCGTGCATGCGGCCGTGGCCATTGATGGGCCGGGTGATCTGGCCGGTCTGGTTGGTCGTGATGCAGAGATCTGCGGCAGGCCGGTGATCGCGCCGTTCATGGGAGGAACGCCGAGCGAAGTCTCTGCACGCTACGCGGAGGGCTCACCGCTCGCACGTCTGCCGTTTGGTGCGGCGCAGTATCTCGTAAGTGCGACGGTGCTCACCGCCGACGAAGCCAAGGCCTACCAGTCGGCGGCGCAACGTGCGGGTGACCGGGTCACGCTGCTCGATGCACCGGAGGGCGGACACTTCGGTGTGATTGCCCCGGGCACACGGTTCTGGCCGCCGGTCGCGGCGTTCATTCGGCAGGCAGTGGGTCTGCACCGCTGA
- a CDS encoding OmpA family protein has translation MHTQWRVALCAVFTTVAAAFVGVVTPNALLAQSRAAPACSGKVYGQGRRAICLPQGAASFADSVVSFAPGARPSEGDWAQPRFALGEPDYTRTTAPGFLSLGCDGVLVLRFDDNALVDVDGPDLYVFEVGPAVEATELAVSVDGRTWLEVGRVEGARAELELSGVIDPDEAYRYVRLTNRSRTCGGRHSGADIDAVAAVGSALRLALDAAVLFDVASSTLKAEANGAIANAAAIIRERRATRVLIEGHTDSDGDNAANDALSLARASAVRDALAAAGVERSVLRVRGHGERRPVAPNDTPANKARNRRVDLLIR, from the coding sequence ATGCACACCCAGTGGCGTGTGGCTTTGTGCGCCGTATTCACCACCGTCGCGGCGGCGTTCGTCGGCGTGGTGACGCCCAACGCGCTGCTCGCGCAATCCCGTGCGGCGCCCGCCTGCAGTGGCAAGGTGTATGGTCAGGGGCGGCGCGCCATTTGCCTGCCCCAGGGCGCGGCATCTTTCGCCGACTCCGTGGTGTCCTTCGCGCCGGGAGCCCGACCCTCAGAAGGGGATTGGGCGCAGCCCCGTTTCGCGCTCGGTGAACCGGATTACACGCGCACCACAGCGCCCGGCTTTCTCTCGCTGGGCTGCGATGGCGTGCTGGTGCTGCGTTTCGACGACAACGCCCTCGTCGACGTGGACGGTCCCGATCTGTACGTCTTTGAAGTGGGACCTGCCGTCGAAGCCACGGAACTGGCGGTCTCGGTAGACGGGCGAACGTGGCTCGAGGTGGGGCGCGTCGAAGGCGCACGCGCAGAGCTGGAACTCAGCGGTGTCATTGACCCCGATGAAGCGTATCGCTATGTGCGGCTCACCAACCGAAGCCGAACCTGCGGCGGCCGGCACTCGGGCGCTGACATCGACGCCGTGGCAGCGGTAGGTTCGGCGCTGCGCCTCGCACTCGATGCGGCCGTGTTGTTCGATGTCGCTTCCAGTACGCTCAAGGCCGAAGCCAACGGTGCCATCGCCAACGCGGCGGCGATCATTCGGGAACGCCGGGCCACGCGCGTGCTGATCGAGGGCCACACGGACAGCGATGGCGACAATGCAGCCAACGACGCCCTGTCGCTGGCGCGTGCCTCCGCGGTGCGCGATGCGCTGGCCGCCGCCGGCGTCGAGCGCAGTGTGCTGCGCGTTCGTGGACATGGTGAACGCCGGCCAGTGGCGCCCAACGACACGCCCGCCAACAAGGCACGCAATCGGCGCGTGGACCTGCTGATACGCTGA
- a CDS encoding Glu/Leu/Phe/Val family dehydrogenase, with amino-acid sequence MSTSFLAQVNDAFDRAASHTQHDPTLLAQIRACNAVYFVSFPIRRDNGSIEVIQGWRAEHSQHKSPTKGGIRYAPNVTDDEVQALAALMTYKCAIVDVPFGGAKGGVKIDRRQYSEAELERITRRYTFELVRKRFIGPGIDVPAPDYGTSSKEMAWIADTYASLANGELDAIACVTAKPLAQGGIRGRTEATGRGVFYGLREACDDGEAMKKLGLSRGLEGKRVIVQGLGNVGYWAARFLHEAGAKVVAVAEYNGAVANEQGLDIVALDAWRKEHGKLLGFPGATDMADSMAALELPCDILVPAALEHQLTGENAPRIQAKIIAEAANGPTTPEAEAVFAERGVLVLPDVWLNAGGVIVSYFEWLKNLSHVRFGRMQKRHEEETLRKLLRAIEGKTGTTFTEAEALALTEGADEQDLVASGLAESMIVAYRQLVEVHRRIGKPEVTLRTAAMVNAIDKVAQSYVDMGIFP; translated from the coding sequence ATGTCCACGAGCTTTCTGGCCCAGGTCAACGACGCGTTTGACCGCGCGGCCTCGCATACCCAACACGACCCCACGCTGCTGGCACAGATCCGCGCCTGCAACGCCGTCTATTTTGTCAGCTTCCCTATCCGCCGCGACAACGGCAGCATCGAAGTCATTCAGGGCTGGCGCGCCGAACACTCGCAGCACAAGTCGCCCACCAAGGGCGGCATTCGCTACGCGCCCAACGTCACCGACGACGAAGTCCAGGCGCTTGCCGCGCTCATGACGTACAAGTGCGCCATCGTGGATGTGCCCTTTGGTGGCGCCAAGGGTGGCGTCAAGATCGACCGTCGTCAGTACTCCGAGGCGGAACTCGAGCGCATCACGCGCCGCTACACCTTCGAGCTGGTCCGCAAGCGCTTCATCGGCCCCGGCATCGACGTGCCGGCGCCCGACTATGGCACCTCGTCCAAGGAGATGGCGTGGATTGCCGATACTTACGCCTCACTCGCCAATGGTGAGCTCGACGCCATTGCCTGCGTAACGGCCAAGCCGCTGGCACAGGGCGGTATTCGTGGCCGCACCGAAGCCACCGGCCGCGGGGTGTTCTACGGACTGCGTGAAGCCTGTGACGATGGCGAGGCCATGAAGAAGCTCGGCCTCAGCCGCGGTCTCGAGGGCAAGCGGGTCATCGTGCAGGGCCTCGGTAACGTGGGATATTGGGCCGCGCGCTTCCTGCACGAAGCTGGCGCCAAGGTGGTGGCGGTAGCCGAATACAACGGCGCCGTGGCCAATGAGCAGGGACTCGACATCGTGGCCCTCGATGCGTGGCGCAAGGAACACGGCAAGCTGCTGGGCTTCCCCGGCGCCACCGACATGGCCGATTCCATGGCGGCCCTCGAGCTGCCTTGTGACATCCTCGTGCCTGCGGCCCTCGAGCATCAGCTCACCGGCGAGAACGCGCCGCGTATTCAGGCCAAGATCATCGCCGAAGCCGCCAACGGCCCCACCACACCCGAGGCCGAGGCCGTGTTCGCCGAGCGCGGCGTGCTTGTACTGCCCGACGTATGGCTCAACGCCGGCGGCGTGATCGTGTCGTACTTCGAGTGGCTCAAGAACCTGTCGCACGTACGCTTCGGCCGCATGCAGAAGCGCCACGAGGAAGAAACGTTGCGCAAGTTGCTGCGCGCCATCGAGGGCAAGACCGGTACCACGTTTACCGAGGCGGAAGCGTTGGCGCTCACGGAGGGCGCAGACGAGCAGGATCTCGTGGCCTCTGGTCTGGCGGAGTCCATGATCGTGGCCTACCGCCAGCTCGTCGAGGTTCACCGGCGTATTGGCAAGCCGGAAGTCACGCTGCGAACCGCCGCCATGGTGAACGCCATCGACAAGGTGGCGCAGAGCTACGTGGATATGGGCATCTTCCCCTGA